The following are encoded together in the Mesoterricola sediminis genome:
- a CDS encoding acyl-CoA carboxylase subunit beta, translating into MSLQEKFNTLQSRYAEAMKGGGAARIDKQHQGGKLTARERVSAFLDEGSFEEVDALALNPTPGTEPMPGDGVVTGFGRVDGRPVALFAQDFTVIGGSLSLTHARKICKIMDMALKVGCPVIGFNDSGGARIQEGVNSLAGYAEIFLRNTMASGVIPQISLIMGPCAGGAVYSPAITDFITMVRNTSYMFVTGPEVIKAVTHEDVTKEELGGASAHGYKSGVAHFVVPSDLAAMAHTRELLSFLPSNNLQEAPRRAPLMEMPLENPALDAIIPEDPSKPYDVRQIIKGVVDDEHFFEVMEAYAGNIVVGFARLEGRSVGIVANQPAHLAGVLDIASSEKGARFVRFCDAFNIPLIVFEDVPGFLPGVNQEHGGLIKNGAKLLYAFCEATVPKLTIITRKAYGGAYIVMASKHIRADFNFAYPTAEIAVMGADGAANVLYAKEIAKAEDPVAKRAEIVADYNDKFANPYVAAGLGYVDEVIMPRETRKKLLRALNLLEGKRESMPPKKHGNIPL; encoded by the coding sequence ATGTCCCTGCAGGAGAAGTTCAACACCCTCCAATCGCGCTACGCCGAGGCCATGAAGGGCGGCGGCGCCGCGCGCATCGACAAGCAGCACCAGGGCGGCAAGCTGACCGCCCGCGAGCGCGTTTCCGCCTTCCTGGACGAAGGGTCCTTCGAGGAGGTGGACGCCCTGGCCCTCAACCCCACCCCCGGCACCGAGCCCATGCCCGGCGACGGCGTGGTGACCGGCTTCGGCCGGGTGGATGGCCGTCCCGTGGCCCTCTTCGCCCAGGACTTCACCGTCATCGGCGGCTCCCTCTCCCTGACCCATGCCCGGAAGATCTGCAAGATCATGGACATGGCCCTCAAAGTGGGCTGCCCGGTGATCGGCTTCAACGATTCGGGCGGCGCCCGCATCCAGGAGGGCGTCAACTCCCTGGCCGGCTACGCGGAGATCTTCCTCCGCAACACCATGGCCTCGGGCGTCATCCCCCAGATCTCCCTGATCATGGGCCCCTGCGCCGGCGGCGCGGTGTACAGCCCGGCCATCACGGACTTCATCACGATGGTGCGGAACACCAGCTACATGTTCGTGACCGGCCCCGAGGTCATCAAGGCGGTCACCCACGAGGACGTGACCAAGGAGGAGCTGGGCGGGGCCTCGGCCCACGGCTACAAGTCCGGCGTGGCCCACTTCGTGGTGCCCTCCGACCTGGCCGCCATGGCCCACACCCGGGAGCTCCTCAGCTTCCTGCCGTCCAACAACCTCCAGGAGGCCCCCCGCCGGGCCCCGCTCATGGAGATGCCGCTGGAGAACCCGGCCCTGGACGCCATCATCCCCGAGGACCCCAGCAAGCCCTACGACGTCCGCCAGATCATCAAGGGCGTGGTGGACGACGAGCACTTCTTCGAGGTCATGGAGGCCTACGCGGGCAACATCGTCGTCGGCTTCGCGCGCCTCGAGGGCCGCAGCGTGGGCATCGTGGCCAACCAGCCCGCGCACCTCGCGGGCGTGCTGGACATCGCCTCCAGCGAGAAGGGCGCCCGGTTCGTGCGCTTCTGCGACGCCTTCAACATCCCCCTCATCGTCTTCGAGGACGTGCCGGGCTTCCTGCCGGGCGTGAACCAGGAGCACGGCGGCCTGATCAAGAACGGCGCCAAGCTCCTCTACGCCTTCTGCGAGGCCACCGTCCCCAAGCTGACCATCATCACCCGCAAGGCCTACGGCGGCGCCTACATCGTGATGGCCTCCAAGCACATCCGCGCCGACTTCAACTTCGCCTACCCCACGGCCGAGATCGCCGTGATGGGTGCGGACGGCGCCGCCAACGTCCTCTACGCCAAGGAGATCGCGAAGGCGGAAGACCCGGTCGCCAAGCGCGCCGAGATCGTGGCCGACTACAACGACAAGTTCGCGAACCCCTACGTGGCCGCGGGCCTCGGCTACGTGGACGAGGTGATCATGCCCCGCGAGACCCGCAAGAAGCTCCTGCGGGCCCTGAACCTGCTCGAGGGCAAGCGGGAATCGATGCCGCCCAAGAAGCACGGCAACATCCCCCTGTAG
- a CDS encoding CPBP family glutamic-type intramembrane protease produces the protein MALLFQASARLAFGLAVLLVPGFRPAWPLVLLVLLLLLSRLFLALEGRKLASLGLALGRPWFRSLGAGLGIGAGVIGASALLLWAAGGCRPAFNAGASPGAVAGGLLFLLVPGINEELTYRGYSFQRVLRRLGRWPALLLLSALFALDHRANPNLAPGATWLPLVNIGLAGLLLGLAYLRTGSLAMPIGIHLGWNWAQGPLLGFAVSGQDAAGLLLPRLQPKPAWLTGGGFGLEGSVLCTIACLAACVLVARARKAVCNQALAS, from the coding sequence ATGGCCCTGCTGTTCCAGGCGTCGGCGCGTCTCGCCTTCGGCCTGGCCGTGCTCCTGGTCCCCGGTTTCCGGCCGGCCTGGCCCCTCGTCCTGCTCGTCCTCCTGCTGCTCCTGTCGCGCCTCTTCCTCGCCCTGGAGGGCCGGAAGCTGGCCTCCCTGGGTCTGGCCCTCGGGCGGCCCTGGTTCCGGTCCCTGGGCGCGGGCCTGGGCATCGGGGCGGGGGTCATCGGCGCGTCGGCCCTCCTGCTCTGGGCGGCGGGGGGCTGCCGGCCCGCCTTCAACGCCGGGGCCAGCCCCGGCGCGGTCGCGGGGGGCCTCCTCTTCCTCCTCGTGCCGGGCATCAACGAGGAACTGACCTACCGCGGCTACAGCTTCCAGCGGGTGCTCCGCCGGCTGGGACGATGGCCGGCCCTCCTCCTGCTCAGCGCCCTCTTCGCCCTGGATCACCGGGCCAACCCCAACCTGGCCCCCGGCGCGACCTGGCTGCCCCTGGTGAACATCGGCCTGGCCGGGCTCCTCCTGGGCCTGGCCTACCTGCGCACCGGCAGCCTGGCCATGCCCATCGGCATCCACCTGGGCTGGAACTGGGCCCAGGGGCCCCTGCTCGGCTTCGCCGTGAGCGGCCAGGACGCGGCCGGCCTGCTCCTGCCCCGCCTCCAGCCCAAGCCCGCCTGGCTCACCGGAGGGGGCTTCGGCCTGGAGGGGAGCGTGCTCTGCACCATTGCCTGTTTGGCAGCTTGTGTCCTGGTGGCGCGTGCCCGAAAAGCCGTCTGCAACCAGGCGCTTGCGTCATAG
- a CDS encoding M20/M25/M40 family metallo-hydrolase produces the protein MSNSGVLTSLDARIAELAEKYLPLAAEMLKEAIRIPADYVDKPADQGGDPACGTSNHEFPRLDYLRKKIVAIKAVRRDEDAFFDEFGNLVWWVDDPNDGIAPADKKVIFIDGHTDTVKPLRAQWREKVGGVDCFDGLIDAGKVNKAFLKKELGYLPPESEWNRLIFGRGSADQLGGVVAAAIATKILLELEGEGALKGVIVRSYGTACEEDNDGAGPMYLVRKVFPTAAPELVPDVVILTDGTGCSKNGALGIYRGQRGRMQIEVTVTGKSCHGSMPWEGKNPLEFGGAIVKEAAEKYDKRIGFKDDKFLGHGTRTASWARLDTPSDCAVPEKFTFRFDRRLTIGETPEQSCADVEALDAVAAARAAGLQVDVSIPTYTEASWKGYVLNNPQVYLGWLTPEEHPAVQAAVEAYEKVITPHVDGQIGTGGCITKAPRVDRWVFSTDGVGFPVPKDAAIPGAARKNWVVNEVYKHPAMIGFGPGIEQNTHKIGECIDERELQHAAAFLARFPTVYAAK, from the coding sequence ATGTCCAACTCAGGCGTCTTGACCTCGCTCGACGCGCGCATCGCCGAACTGGCGGAGAAGTATCTCCCGCTGGCCGCCGAGATGCTCAAGGAAGCCATCCGCATCCCCGCCGATTACGTCGACAAGCCCGCCGACCAGGGCGGTGACCCGGCCTGCGGCACCTCCAACCACGAGTTCCCCCGCCTGGACTACCTCCGGAAGAAGATCGTGGCGATCAAGGCCGTGCGCCGGGACGAGGACGCCTTCTTCGACGAGTTCGGCAACCTGGTCTGGTGGGTGGACGATCCCAACGACGGCATCGCCCCCGCCGACAAGAAGGTGATCTTCATCGACGGCCACACCGACACCGTGAAGCCCCTGCGCGCCCAGTGGCGCGAGAAGGTGGGCGGCGTCGACTGCTTCGACGGCCTCATCGACGCCGGGAAGGTCAACAAGGCCTTCCTGAAGAAGGAGCTGGGCTACCTGCCTCCCGAAAGCGAATGGAACCGCCTCATCTTCGGCCGCGGCTCCGCGGACCAGCTGGGCGGCGTCGTCGCCGCCGCCATCGCCACCAAGATCCTCCTGGAGCTCGAGGGCGAGGGCGCGCTGAAGGGCGTCATCGTGCGCTCCTACGGCACGGCCTGCGAGGAGGACAACGACGGCGCCGGCCCGATGTACCTCGTCCGGAAGGTCTTCCCCACCGCCGCCCCCGAGCTGGTCCCGGACGTCGTGATCCTCACCGACGGCACCGGCTGCTCCAAGAACGGCGCCCTCGGCATCTACCGCGGCCAGCGCGGCCGCATGCAGATCGAGGTCACCGTCACCGGCAAGTCCTGCCACGGCTCCATGCCCTGGGAGGGCAAGAACCCCCTGGAGTTCGGCGGCGCCATCGTCAAGGAGGCCGCGGAGAAGTACGACAAGCGCATCGGCTTCAAGGACGACAAGTTCCTCGGCCACGGCACCCGCACCGCCAGCTGGGCCCGCCTCGACACGCCCAGCGACTGCGCCGTCCCCGAGAAGTTCACGTTCCGCTTCGACCGCCGCCTGACCATCGGCGAGACCCCCGAGCAGTCCTGCGCCGACGTGGAGGCGCTGGACGCCGTCGCGGCCGCGCGCGCCGCGGGCCTCCAGGTGGACGTCTCCATCCCCACCTACACCGAGGCCAGCTGGAAGGGCTACGTCCTCAACAACCCCCAGGTCTACCTGGGCTGGCTCACCCCCGAGGAGCACCCCGCGGTCCAGGCCGCCGTGGAGGCCTACGAGAAGGTCATCACCCCCCACGTGGACGGCCAGATCGGCACCGGCGGCTGCATCACCAAGGCGCCCCGCGTCGACCGCTGGGTCTTCTCCACCGACGGCGTGGGCTTCCCCGTCCCCAAGGACGCGGCCATCCCCGGCGCGGCCCGCAAGAACTGGGTGGTGAACGAGGTGTACAAGCACCCCGCCATGATCGGCTTCGGCCCCGGCATCGAGCAGAACACCCACAAGATCGGGGAGTGCATCGACGAGCGCGAGCTGCAGCACGCCGCGGCCTTCCTCGCCCGCTTCCCCACCGTCTACGCGGCCAAGTAG
- the ygfK gene encoding putative selenate reductase subunit YgfK translates to MEKAFRPIDLERLASWIFRDLDARETVLGIPKANIQLPTPRMAARVLGHTVAAPLGVAAGPHTQLAQNIVASWLCGARFIELKTVQILDELTISRPCIDSADETYNCEWSQELKLEQSFEEYLNAWVLVHALAHRLGVEPGTHFAMSVGYNLEGIQSDRVQAFIARMRDAGPALDAAVERVAKAYPAVRDLAIPRQLSNHITLSTMHGCPPVEIERIAAFLIKDLGVDTWVKLNPTLLGPERLRGILNDTLGFDIEVPDEAFGHDPKFDDAMAMVRSLARTAEGRPNAFGLKLSNTLEVVNHRPVFPAAEKMMYMSGRSLHPLTLTLAHLVTEELDGQVPISFCGGANASNFPDLVADGLGPVTVCTDLLKPGGYARLQQYLVNLEEAMASTGARDLDAFAQAVSGGHGPRFNLARHAIRAAGDDAYTRRARPLVFKGDRPLGSFDCVAAPCADACPTHQNIPDYMWLVAHGRPGEAMEVILRTNPQPGVTGSVCDHVCTERCVRNFYDSPLAIREIKRFAFENATPEKPQPGPSNGIQVAVVGAGPAGLSAAYFLARMGFRPVVFEARSEPGGMVSGVIPGYRLTRETLEADLDRLRALGVEIRFGQALGRDLTLAGLRRDFPYVFLGVGAQRGKRLGIPGEDAAGVMDALVFLDKVRSGASLDLGRNVLVIGGGNSAMDAARSARRLAGEGAVDLVYRRTRAQMPADPAEVEDCVLEGIGLRDLLAPVEVETRDGRATGLVCQRMALGERDASGRPRPVPVEGAFVTLPADTIIPAISQEPVLDFLEGLDVRRRRDGSLEADPRTRETSVPGLFAGGDAVHGPASVIQAIADGRAAAEAIGRRHGLVPAPEPALDKGNPAARAMEKKSRVTRPQTVPVLPVTEREGFAEVIQAFGAEAAALEASRCLDCDDLCSLCVTVCPNRANVAYAVEPFSLRLPSLVAREGRLVAEGSWVFEVAQPVQTCNIGDFCNACGNCDTFCPAAGAPYRDKPQFWIDAAGYRESPADAFRFEPLDGGVRLHARLGGVEHTLTVAQGLADYRSPLLHARFKAPGWELIEVEAVGPLAEGQQADLAECGQMLALLYAQPELPGQ, encoded by the coding sequence ATGGAAAAAGCGTTCCGCCCCATCGACCTCGAACGGCTCGCGTCCTGGATCTTCCGGGACCTCGACGCCCGCGAGACCGTCCTCGGGATTCCCAAGGCCAACATCCAGCTGCCGACCCCCCGGATGGCGGCGCGCGTCCTCGGGCACACCGTGGCCGCCCCCCTGGGGGTGGCCGCGGGTCCCCACACCCAGCTGGCCCAGAACATCGTGGCCAGCTGGCTGTGCGGCGCCCGGTTCATCGAACTGAAGACCGTCCAGATCCTGGACGAGCTCACCATCAGCCGGCCCTGCATCGACAGCGCCGACGAGACCTACAACTGCGAGTGGAGCCAGGAACTCAAGCTGGAGCAGAGCTTCGAGGAGTACCTGAACGCCTGGGTCCTCGTCCACGCCCTCGCCCACCGCCTGGGGGTCGAGCCGGGCACCCACTTCGCCATGAGCGTCGGCTACAACCTGGAAGGCATCCAGAGCGACCGGGTGCAGGCCTTCATCGCCCGCATGCGGGACGCGGGGCCGGCCCTCGACGCCGCCGTGGAGCGGGTCGCCAAGGCCTATCCCGCCGTGCGCGACCTGGCCATCCCCCGCCAGCTCTCCAACCACATCACCCTGTCCACCATGCACGGGTGCCCGCCCGTCGAGATCGAGCGGATCGCGGCCTTCCTGATCAAGGACCTGGGCGTGGACACCTGGGTGAAGCTGAACCCCACCCTGCTCGGCCCCGAGCGCCTGCGCGGGATCCTCAACGACACCCTGGGCTTCGACATCGAGGTGCCCGACGAGGCCTTCGGCCACGACCCCAAGTTCGACGACGCCATGGCCATGGTCCGCAGCCTGGCCCGCACCGCCGAGGGCCGTCCCAACGCCTTCGGTCTCAAGCTCAGCAACACCCTCGAGGTGGTGAACCACCGGCCCGTCTTCCCCGCCGCGGAGAAGATGATGTACATGTCGGGCCGGAGCCTCCACCCGCTCACCCTGACCCTGGCCCACCTGGTGACCGAGGAGCTCGACGGGCAGGTGCCCATCAGCTTCTGCGGCGGCGCCAACGCCAGCAACTTCCCCGACCTCGTCGCCGACGGCCTCGGGCCCGTCACCGTGTGCACGGACCTGCTCAAGCCCGGCGGCTACGCGCGGCTCCAGCAGTACCTGGTCAACCTGGAGGAGGCCATGGCCTCCACCGGCGCCCGGGACCTGGACGCCTTCGCCCAGGCGGTCTCGGGCGGCCACGGCCCCCGCTTCAATCTGGCCCGCCACGCCATCCGCGCGGCCGGGGACGACGCCTACACGCGCCGGGCCAGGCCCCTGGTCTTCAAGGGGGACCGCCCCCTGGGGTCCTTCGACTGCGTCGCGGCGCCCTGCGCCGACGCCTGCCCCACTCACCAGAACATCCCCGACTACATGTGGCTCGTGGCCCACGGCCGGCCCGGGGAGGCCATGGAGGTCATCCTCCGCACCAACCCGCAGCCCGGCGTCACCGGCAGCGTCTGCGACCACGTGTGCACGGAGCGCTGCGTCCGCAACTTCTACGACTCCCCCCTGGCGATCCGCGAGATCAAGCGCTTCGCCTTCGAGAACGCGACCCCGGAGAAGCCCCAGCCCGGACCCTCCAACGGGATCCAGGTCGCCGTCGTCGGGGCCGGCCCCGCCGGGCTCTCCGCGGCCTACTTCCTCGCCCGGATGGGCTTCAGGCCCGTCGTGTTCGAAGCCCGCTCCGAGCCCGGGGGCATGGTGAGCGGGGTCATCCCCGGCTACCGCCTGACCCGCGAGACCCTGGAGGCGGACCTGGACCGGCTGCGCGCCCTGGGCGTGGAGATCCGCTTCGGGCAGGCCCTGGGCCGGGACCTCACCCTGGCCGGCCTGCGCCGCGACTTCCCCTACGTGTTCCTCGGCGTCGGCGCCCAGCGCGGGAAGCGCCTGGGCATCCCCGGCGAGGACGCCGCCGGCGTCATGGACGCCCTGGTCTTCCTGGACAAGGTCCGGTCGGGCGCGTCCCTGGACCTGGGCCGCAACGTGCTCGTCATCGGCGGCGGCAACTCCGCCATGGACGCCGCCCGCAGCGCCCGCCGCCTTGCCGGCGAGGGCGCGGTGGACCTCGTCTACCGGCGCACCCGGGCCCAGATGCCCGCCGATCCCGCCGAGGTGGAGGACTGCGTCCTCGAAGGCATCGGCCTGCGGGACCTCCTCGCCCCCGTCGAGGTCGAGACGCGGGACGGCCGGGCCACCGGCCTCGTCTGCCAGCGCATGGCGCTGGGCGAGCGGGACGCCTCCGGCCGGCCCCGGCCCGTGCCCGTGGAGGGCGCCTTCGTCACCCTCCCCGCCGACACGATCATTCCCGCCATCAGCCAGGAGCCCGTGCTGGACTTCCTGGAGGGCCTCGATGTCCGGCGGCGCCGGGACGGCTCCCTCGAGGCCGACCCCCGCACCCGGGAGACCAGCGTCCCCGGCCTCTTCGCGGGCGGCGACGCCGTCCACGGTCCCGCCTCCGTCATCCAGGCCATCGCCGACGGCCGCGCCGCAGCCGAGGCCATCGGCCGCCGCCACGGCCTCGTCCCCGCCCCCGAGCCCGCCCTGGACAAGGGCAATCCTGCGGCCCGGGCCATGGAGAAGAAGAGCCGCGTCACCCGGCCGCAGACCGTGCCCGTCCTGCCCGTGACGGAGCGGGAGGGCTTCGCGGAGGTCATCCAGGCCTTCGGCGCCGAGGCCGCCGCCCTCGAGGCCAGCCGCTGCCTGGACTGCGACGATCTCTGCAGCCTCTGCGTCACCGTGTGCCCCAACCGCGCCAACGTGGCCTACGCCGTCGAGCCCTTCAGCCTGCGCCTGCCCAGCCTGGTCGCGCGGGAGGGCCGCCTCGTCGCCGAGGGTTCCTGGGTCTTCGAGGTCGCCCAGCCGGTCCAGACCTGCAACATCGGGGACTTCTGCAACGCGTGCGGCAACTGCGACACCTTCTGCCCCGCCGCCGGGGCCCCCTACCGCGACAAGCCCCAGTTCTGGATCGACGCGGCGGGCTACCGGGAATCCCCGGCCGACGCCTTCAGGTTCGAGCCCCTGGACGGCGGTGTCAGGCTCCATGCCCGTCTGGGCGGCGTCGAACACACCCTCACGGTGGCCCAGGGCCTCGCCGACTACCGCTCGCCCCTGCTCCACGCCCGCTTCAAGGCGCCGGGGTGGGAGCTGATCGAGGTCGAAGCCGTGGGGCCCCTCGCCGAAGGCCAGCAGGCGGACCTGGCGGAATGCGGCCAGATGCTCGCGCTGCTCTACGCCCAACCCGAACTGCCCGGGCAATAA
- a CDS encoding nucleobase:cation symporter-2 family protein — protein sequence MSTTQGIHPVDEVLPLGKLSLLGIQHVLVMYAGAVAVPLIVGGALKLPKEQLALLINADLFACGIVTLIQALGIWRFGIRLPVMMGVTFAAVSPMVVMAADPTIGITGIFGAVIAAGIFGILVAPVISWLLPLFPPVVTGSIISIIGISLMRIGINWAAGAPGPMMRDAASGLMVPNPAYGAPVHLAVAGIVLAAILLIIRFVKGFFANIAVLLGIILGMAIAIGLHKVNFTGLAAQPWFAVVRPFQFGMPTFRTGAVLTMCLVMIVVMVESLGMFLALSEITGKPLSQKQLSDGLRVDGLGTLIGGIFNTFPYTSFSQNVGLVGVTGVRSRFVCVMGGGILLALGLVPKLAFVVASVPLFVLGGAGIVMFGMVAATGIRILGGVDFQRNRQNLYIVAISIGFGMIPLVADKFFQRMPKSMEPLLGSGILLASLTAIVLNLYFNQLKRGDEARQDSAGATHGSEA from the coding sequence ATGAGCACCACGCAAGGGATCCATCCCGTGGACGAGGTTCTGCCCCTGGGCAAGCTCTCCCTGCTGGGGATCCAGCATGTGCTGGTCATGTACGCCGGCGCCGTCGCCGTCCCGCTGATCGTGGGCGGGGCCCTCAAGCTCCCCAAGGAGCAGCTGGCCCTGCTGATCAACGCGGACCTCTTCGCCTGCGGCATCGTCACCCTCATCCAGGCCCTGGGGATCTGGCGCTTCGGCATCCGCCTCCCGGTGATGATGGGCGTGACCTTCGCGGCCGTGAGCCCCATGGTCGTCATGGCCGCCGACCCCACCATCGGCATCACGGGCATCTTCGGCGCGGTCATCGCGGCCGGCATCTTCGGCATCCTCGTGGCGCCGGTCATCAGCTGGCTGCTGCCGCTCTTCCCGCCGGTGGTGACGGGCAGCATCATCTCCATCATCGGCATCTCGCTCATGCGCATCGGCATCAACTGGGCCGCCGGCGCCCCGGGCCCCATGATGCGCGACGCCGCGTCGGGCCTCATGGTGCCGAATCCCGCCTACGGCGCCCCGGTCCACCTGGCCGTGGCCGGCATCGTCCTGGCGGCCATCCTCCTCATCATCCGCTTCGTGAAGGGCTTCTTCGCCAACATCGCGGTCCTGCTGGGGATCATCCTCGGCATGGCCATCGCCATCGGCCTCCACAAGGTGAATTTCACCGGCCTCGCGGCCCAGCCCTGGTTCGCCGTCGTCCGCCCCTTCCAGTTCGGCATGCCCACCTTCCGCACGGGCGCCGTCCTCACCATGTGCCTGGTCATGATCGTGGTGATGGTGGAGAGCCTGGGCATGTTCCTGGCCCTCTCGGAGATCACCGGCAAGCCCCTCAGCCAGAAGCAGCTGTCGGACGGCCTCCGGGTGGACGGCCTGGGCACCCTCATCGGCGGCATCTTCAACACCTTCCCCTACACCTCGTTCTCGCAGAACGTGGGGCTCGTGGGCGTGACCGGCGTCCGCAGCCGCTTCGTCTGCGTCATGGGCGGCGGGATCCTCCTCGCCCTGGGCCTGGTCCCCAAGCTCGCCTTCGTCGTCGCTTCCGTCCCCCTCTTCGTCCTGGGCGGCGCCGGGATCGTGATGTTCGGCATGGTCGCCGCCACCGGCATCCGGATCCTCGGGGGCGTGGACTTCCAGCGGAACCGCCAGAACCTCTACATCGTGGCGATCAGCATCGGCTTCGGCATGATCCCCCTGGTCGCGGACAAGTTCTTCCAGCGCATGCCCAAGTCCATGGAGCCCCTCCTGGGCAGCGGCATCCTCCTGGCCTCCCTCACGGCCATCGTCCTCAACCTCTACTTCAACCAGCTCAAGCGCGGCGATGAGGCCCGGCAGGACTCCGCCGGCGCGACGCACGGCAGCGAAGCCTGA
- the thrC gene encoding threonine synthase, translating to MTPFVYRCTDCGRTYSRDEVRYLCPTCGESYRPGIPLTGVLEAVFDYPAIHGRFQPGRPDWGLFCAVEDRYHPPLPVGNTPMARLDRTAAELGLGTLWVKNDGLNPSGSLKDRASFLVAAEAARLGIDLIVAASTGNAASALAAVCASTGQKALIFVPEKAPKAKLVQMVLYGATVVPVKGTYDDAFRLSLDYTAKRGGLNRNTAYHPLTLEGKKTAGLEIWAQAGFRVPDAIFVSVGDGVILGGVAKAFLDLNRAGLIDRLPRLIGVQADTSDAIHRYVETGVYSDAANPTTRADSISVTCPSNAHGARRAILESGGLTLTVTDEEILSAQATLASRSGIFTEPAGATAFAGLLKLQASSRALPADASAVILATGNGLKDVEAPLSRISIPPAVEPVLEALSL from the coding sequence ATGACGCCATTCGTTTACCGGTGCACGGACTGCGGGCGCACGTATTCCCGCGACGAGGTCCGCTACCTGTGCCCGACGTGCGGGGAATCCTACCGTCCCGGCATCCCCCTGACGGGGGTGCTGGAGGCCGTCTTCGACTACCCGGCCATCCACGGCCGCTTCCAGCCCGGGCGCCCCGACTGGGGGCTCTTCTGCGCCGTGGAGGACCGCTACCATCCCCCCCTGCCCGTGGGCAACACGCCCATGGCCCGGCTTGACCGGACGGCCGCCGAGCTGGGCCTCGGCACCCTCTGGGTCAAGAACGACGGGCTGAACCCCAGCGGCAGCCTCAAGGACCGGGCCTCCTTCCTGGTGGCCGCCGAGGCCGCCCGCCTGGGCATCGACCTGATCGTGGCCGCCTCCACGGGCAACGCCGCCTCGGCCCTGGCCGCCGTCTGCGCCTCCACGGGCCAGAAGGCCCTCATCTTCGTCCCGGAGAAGGCCCCCAAGGCCAAGCTGGTCCAGATGGTCCTCTACGGGGCGACGGTGGTGCCCGTCAAGGGCACCTACGACGACGCTTTCCGGCTCTCCCTGGACTACACGGCGAAGCGCGGCGGGCTCAACCGGAACACGGCCTACCATCCCCTCACCCTCGAGGGGAAGAAGACCGCCGGGCTCGAGATCTGGGCCCAGGCGGGCTTCCGGGTGCCCGACGCCATCTTCGTGTCCGTGGGCGACGGGGTGATCCTGGGCGGCGTGGCCAAGGCCTTCCTGGACCTCAACCGCGCGGGCCTCATCGACCGCCTCCCCCGCCTCATCGGGGTCCAGGCCGACACCTCGGACGCGATCCACCGGTACGTGGAAACGGGCGTATACTCCGACGCGGCCAACCCCACCACCCGGGCCGACTCCATCTCCGTGACCTGCCCCAGCAACGCCCACGGCGCACGGCGCGCCATCCTCGAGAGCGGCGGCCTCACCCTCACGGTCACCGACGAGGAGATCCTGTCCGCGCAGGCGACCCTCGCCTCCCGCTCGGGCATCTTCACGGAACCCGCGGGCGCCACGGCCTTCGCCGGGCTCCTCAAGCTCCAGGCCTCCTCCCGCGCCCTGCCGGCGGACGCTTCCGCGGTCATCCTGGCCACGGGGAACGGCCTCAAGGACGTGGAGGCCCCCCTCTCCCGCATCAGCATCCCGCCGGCGGTGGAGCCGGTCCTGGAGGCCCTCTCCCTGTGA